From Xylocopilactobacillus apis, a single genomic window includes:
- a CDS encoding MATE family efflux transporter, whose amino-acid sequence MDNELDHENGALNNQELATSSINRLFFKYGSLTLIGQIAQAIMVILEGIFIGQGLGSLGLATVSVIMPLELLSTGLGGGLGIGVSTVSALDKGKGNVERSQKVFSDGFWFTLIISILLALIIGFNASGIASLLGAQAETHQAAATFIRIFMVGYPFSITGQMIVSMLRVDEQPGLSSWIMSLSALISILELYYGVFIAKWGIVAVGIYYGMSIGLFFTGIFYFIFSKTKLKIKFDFNFDWKTILDDIKISIPYFVITISSSIFTWVMNIILGKNGTSVDVAAFGIVNGYIFYIFNTITVSLTQGMQPIASYNYGAKLFDRVRQLLNISILSNIVVIAAITLLYAVFSRPLVTIFAGSDTQLMKMTMSTSIIMVGFTALGSTVNILSGYYQAINKIKISNFLGIIKFLIIATPLLLILNAIFGANGAWYSQPIADVIVFIVSLILWKKEIDNLKKEVKELRIN is encoded by the coding sequence ATGGATAATGAGCTTGATCACGAAAATGGGGCGCTAAATAACCAAGAATTAGCAACAAGCAGCATTAATAGATTATTCTTCAAGTATGGTTCTCTCACATTAATCGGACAGATAGCCCAAGCCATCATGGTTATTTTAGAAGGCATTTTCATTGGGCAAGGACTTGGATCCTTAGGTCTAGCCACTGTCAGTGTAATTATGCCTTTAGAATTACTGAGTACTGGATTGGGCGGAGGTTTAGGGATTGGTGTCAGCACCGTTTCTGCTTTAGACAAAGGAAAAGGAAATGTTGAACGTTCACAAAAAGTCTTCTCCGACGGTTTTTGGTTCACTTTAATTATTTCAATTTTACTTGCGTTGATAATTGGCTTTAATGCTTCTGGTATTGCTAGTCTTTTAGGCGCTCAAGCTGAAACTCACCAAGCAGCTGCAACATTTATCAGAATATTTATGGTAGGATATCCTTTTTCCATAACAGGTCAAATGATTGTTAGTATGCTTAGAGTTGATGAACAGCCGGGATTAAGCAGTTGGATTATGTCATTATCTGCTTTAATTTCAATTCTCGAATTGTATTACGGAGTTTTTATAGCTAAATGGGGCATCGTTGCTGTTGGAATTTATTACGGTATGTCAATCGGTCTTTTCTTTACAGGAATTTTTTACTTCATTTTTTCAAAAACAAAATTGAAAATTAAATTTGATTTTAACTTTGATTGGAAAACAATTCTCGATGATATCAAAATTTCGATTCCTTATTTTGTAATTACAATTTCAAGCTCTATTTTTACTTGGGTGATGAATATTATCTTAGGAAAAAATGGTACAAGTGTCGATGTTGCAGCTTTTGGTATTGTCAATGGTTATATTTTTTACATTTTCAATACTATTACTGTTTCATTAACCCAAGGGATGCAGCCGATCGCTAGCTATAACTACGGTGCAAAACTGTTTGATCGAGTTCGTCAGTTACTTAACATTAGTATTTTGTCTAATATTGTTGTAATTGCTGCAATTACTTTACTTTACGCTGTTTTCTCGCGTCCTTTAGTAACTATTTTTGCGGGATCTGATACTCAATTAATGAAGATGACTATGTCAACATCAATAATTATGGTTGGATTCACGGCTTTGGGTTCGACTGTTAATATTTTGTCTGGTTACTATCAGGCTATTAATAAAATTAAAATTTCAAACTTCTTAGGAATCATAAAATTTTTAATTATTGCCACTCCGCTTTTATTAATCTTAAACGCCATATTTGGAGCAAACGGGGCTTGGTATAGTCAACCTATCGCAGACGTAATTGTATTTATTGTTTCATTAATTTTGTGGAAAAAAGAAATTGATAATTTAAAAAAAGAAGTGAAAGAATTACGCATAAATTAA
- a CDS encoding amidohydrolase family protein, with protein MLKTATIKSGKLADIAVLDTNILESKPEDIYKTQAVMTMVNGKIIYQK; from the coding sequence GTGCTTAAGACAGCAACCATAAAATCAGGAAAATTAGCTGATATCGCTGTCTTAGATACAAATATTTTAGAATCTAAGCCTGAAGACATCTATAAAACTCAGGCTGTTATGACAATGGTTAATGGTAAAATTATTTACCAAAAATAA
- the aguA gene encoding agmatine deiminase, which translates to MKTLQSSPKKDGFRMPGEFEPHKGVYILWPERPDNWRDGAKPAQHTFVNVAKAISEFEHVTVGVSDEQYANARHMLPDEVEVVEISNDDSWIRDCGPTFVVNDNGKMRGVDWHFNAWGGLVDGLYFPWDKDDRVAQKVTEIERTDRYRLDDFTLEGGSIHVDGEGTLITTEECLLSQGRNPQLSKEQIENILKEYLNLEKIIWLKKGIYNDETNGHVDNIANYVEPGHILLAWTDDKDDPQYEISKENYDILTNSTDAKGRKIQVDKLYVPKPVLITKEESEGVDAVDGTLPRQEGDRLAASYVNYYTANGGIVFPLFGDPNDEKAKETLQKAYPDRKIVGVPAREILLGGGNIHCITQQVPNAE; encoded by the coding sequence ATGAAAACATTACAATCATCACCAAAAAAAGATGGATTTAGAATGCCTGGTGAATTTGAGCCTCATAAAGGAGTTTACATCCTTTGGCCAGAACGTCCAGATAACTGGCGTGATGGTGCAAAACCTGCACAGCACACATTCGTAAATGTTGCAAAAGCAATTTCTGAATTTGAACATGTAACTGTTGGTGTATCTGACGAACAATATGCAAATGCTCGTCATATGCTTCCTGATGAAGTTGAAGTTGTTGAGATCTCAAATGACGACTCATGGATTCGTGATTGTGGACCAACTTTTGTTGTTAATGATAACGGTAAAATGCGCGGTGTCGATTGGCATTTTAATGCTTGGGGTGGTTTAGTTGACGGATTATACTTCCCTTGGGATAAAGATGACCGTGTTGCTCAAAAAGTAACCGAAATTGAAAGAACTGATCGTTATCGTTTAGATGATTTCACTCTCGAAGGCGGATCTATTCATGTTGATGGTGAAGGAACATTAATCACTACTGAAGAATGTCTTTTATCACAAGGAAGGAATCCTCAACTGAGTAAAGAACAAATTGAAAATATTCTAAAAGAATATCTCAATCTTGAAAAAATTATTTGGTTGAAAAAGGGAATCTACAACGACGAGACTAACGGACATGTTGATAACATCGCCAATTACGTTGAACCAGGACATATTCTCTTAGCTTGGACTGATGACAAGGATGATCCTCAGTATGAAATTTCTAAAGAAAATTATGATATTTTAACCAACTCTACTGATGCTAAAGGAAGAAAAATCCAAGTCGACAAACTTTACGTTCCAAAACCAGTATTGATCACTAAAGAAGAAAGTGAAGGCGTTGATGCAGTTGATGGTACATTACCTAGACAAGAGGGCGATCGTCTTGCTGCTAGTTATGTTAACTATTACACTGCTAATGGTGGAATCGTCTTCCCATTGTTTGGTGATCCAAATGATGAAAAAGCAAAAGAAACACTGCAAAAAGCATATCCTGATCGTAAAATCGTTGGGGTTCCTGCTCGCGAAATCTTATTAGGCGGCGGAAATATTCATTGTATTACTCAACAAGTACCGAACGCTGAATAG
- the arcC gene encoding carbamate kinase: protein MAKIVVALGGNAILSSDASAKAQMEAVRKTAHELVNFIKNGDQLIITHGNGPQVGNLLLQQMNSDSKNNPAMPLDTCGAMTQGSIGYWFENALNTELAENKIKRDVISIVTQTIVDENDPAFKKPSKPIGPFYTEEEVKKIKDDHPDWQLVEDSGRGYRRVVPSPKPLVINEYEAIQKVVEAGIVPIVSGGGGIPVVKHGDQLIGKEAVIDKDFSASKIAQLVKADELIILTSVGGVFYNFGKPDQKEVKNVTASELHTHIDAHEFAAGSMLPKVQAAVDFVDQTGNPAVIGALEDVSEIIKGTEGTKITAK from the coding sequence TTGGCAAAAATTGTTGTAGCATTAGGCGGTAATGCAATCCTTTCAAGCGATGCATCTGCTAAAGCACAAATGGAAGCAGTTAGAAAAACTGCTCATGAACTTGTTAATTTTATTAAAAATGGTGACCAATTAATTATTACTCATGGTAATGGTCCACAAGTTGGAAACTTGTTACTTCAGCAGATGAACTCTGATAGTAAGAATAATCCAGCAATGCCTCTTGATACTTGTGGGGCAATGACCCAGGGAAGTATTGGTTATTGGTTTGAAAATGCACTAAATACTGAATTAGCTGAAAATAAGATCAAACGTGATGTTATTTCAATTGTTACTCAAACAATTGTTGATGAAAATGATCCAGCTTTTAAAAAGCCATCAAAACCAATTGGTCCTTTTTATACTGAGGAAGAGGTTAAGAAGATTAAAGATGATCATCCGGATTGGCAGCTTGTCGAAGATTCAGGACGCGGTTATCGAAGAGTTGTTCCCTCCCCTAAACCTCTTGTAATAAATGAATATGAAGCAATTCAAAAGGTTGTTGAAGCTGGAATCGTTCCTATCGTTTCCGGCGGCGGCGGAATCCCAGTTGTAAAACACGGAGATCAGCTAATTGGCAAAGAAGCGGTAATCGACAAAGACTTTAGTGCTTCTAAAATTGCTCAATTGGTTAAAGCAGACGAATTAATAATTTTAACTTCTGTTGGTGGTGTTTTCTATAACTTTGGCAAACCTGATCAAAAAGAAGTCAAAAATGTAACTGCTTCTGAACTTCATACTCATATTGACGCTCATGAATTTGCAGCAGGAAGTATGCTTCCGAAAGTTCAAGCTGCTGTTGATTTCGTTGATCAAACTGGTAATCCAGCAGTTATCGGAGCTTTGGAAGATGTTTCTGAAATAATTAAAGGAACTGAAGGAACCAAAATAACTGCTAAATAA
- a CDS encoding MurR/RpiR family transcriptional regulator, translating to MNFFEVIQPNINKLTKSEYSLLDYVVKNLTDVQHKSIREVSAECFVSTTTFLRFVRKIGFSGYSEFSTVIKYTVLNNKDYNKTSVTFTQKQSKYRNEYLKNLEETVRVLDERKLLQICKKLSLNPKLFFYAKGLSKNTTSYIEYLYTLNDFIVVTPHNHEQRQWAYRNIKKDDLIFIFDYTGEDKELIQIIQKIKTQTSYSSIISITGANNNTIQNLSDINLYLFTDEITIQGVEMTSNVSMIIIMELLLYQYWEYKDLNKPSIDSIIN from the coding sequence TTGAACTTTTTTGAAGTTATTCAGCCAAATATAAATAAACTTACAAAAAGCGAATATTCACTGTTAGACTATGTTGTTAAAAATTTAACTGATGTCCAGCATAAAAGTATTCGTGAAGTTTCAGCAGAATGTTTTGTATCTACCACCACTTTTTTAAGATTTGTTCGAAAAATTGGTTTTTCAGGGTACAGTGAATTTTCAACTGTCATCAAATATACGGTTTTAAATAATAAAGATTACAATAAGACGAGTGTTACTTTTACCCAAAAACAATCTAAATACCGAAATGAATACCTCAAAAATCTTGAAGAAACCGTTCGGGTTTTAGACGAAAGAAAACTACTACAAATCTGTAAAAAACTATCATTAAATCCTAAATTATTCTTTTACGCCAAGGGATTAAGTAAAAATACAACATCTTATATCGAATATTTGTATACCCTAAATGATTTTATTGTCGTAACGCCTCATAACCATGAACAAAGGCAATGGGCTTATCGAAATATCAAAAAAGATGATCTAATTTTCATCTTTGACTATACTGGGGAAGATAAAGAGTTAATCCAAATAATTCAAAAAATTAAAACTCAAACTAGTTATTCCTCAATAATTTCAATTACTGGTGCAAATAACAACACGATTCAAAATTTGAGTGATATTAATTTATATTTGTTCACTGATGAAATCACGATTCAAGGAGTCGAAATGACCTCAAATGTTTCAATGATTATTATCATGGAACTCCTTCTTTACCAATATTGGGAATATAAAGATCTAAATAAACCCTCAATTGATTCAATTATTAATTAA
- a CDS encoding BspA family leucine-rich repeat surface protein, giving the protein MVAFPGGGRLVNNVGSSFVDPFQKDSPPKTKPKNNLTPREAGTVVSANNFRLTANSQIVNNQSSIILDWDAVPDVADGYIVERTNDGVNWINPPTNYGKRINILNVYPVNGNFLKSWMDQIDPSTGQPVSMGLINIIPVALSDFITNPDGYLKDASGNYKYDGIYFGSSDGNNNEDINTPTVTAVKNFGRTGRSVIFGHDTVMSAVHPYFNNFASELGIRLLPNIDDMSQNDDRFGSNVVKFSDKEKNGYLAKYPYLLDPDAEYHIQPSHTGGQFYLYSGGGTRWMEYLPPYYIYGSSGVPTVEHYLDTGGNRAWSDNGQRIGDNNAYLITKNNYAVIQTGHTTGACTPDEAKIIANMVYFTSTLNTTTHGEDHTVKDSSAPNVPQITTNSFVNDQLVVNVNTADNPTNYFYRIKAKTSTADKYSDLVKVPILSGFKGYVYSIDNNPVGSPTVNKNSSGEVTNINLNPTSATDNHGNITFNRNSDAGRYLHIVAVDKADNVSAVKTVSISDYFWWKYETGTLTIYPHQLNATVDTTTQDWDSIPGIFYRLWPWEQYRSDITKVVINPGVSAVGNMSHFFYNFNNLTSIEGLTNLDTSQVTSFDSFFSKCYKLTSIDVSHFDTRNCIDMSLMFNEMMSLTNLDVSHFITTKVTNMRAMFQSATSLTQLVLNNFNTSSVVDMGHMFNNDHLLKKIDMSSFNTSNVEIMMWMFGHLDNITSLDLSNFDTSKVTTVYEMFKSDPKLWKLKLGPNTKLYTGEDLGLDDPNPGTQIDDLDNPTPVYYATNKQWREALTPTSVHAPTGAARTALQIINDSRTRHDVRTYVWDQVGTQTLTSTPGSIDLGTHAGYLRNKEYVSAAQNLKITDNRNVRTGKRWHVEAAVTNPFKLTTDSTKVIRGNPLYYRNTTTGAVTHLLSTAQTLHSEIATSNYQDIKNYPWSLRFKASPSDIPKAGRYNATVTFTLVNDTP; this is encoded by the coding sequence ATGGTAGCGTTTCCAGGGGGGGGGCGTTTAGTTAATAATGTTGGATCTAGTTTTGTAGATCCATTTCAAAAAGATTCACCCCCTAAGACCAAACCAAAAAATAACCTAACACCGCGTGAAGCAGGCACTGTTGTTAGTGCTAATAATTTTCGTTTAACGGCAAATAGTCAAATTGTTAATAATCAAAGTTCGATAATATTAGATTGGGATGCCGTACCAGATGTTGCTGATGGTTATATTGTAGAACGTACAAATGACGGAGTTAATTGGATTAATCCTCCAACGAATTATGGAAAAAGGATAAATATTCTTAATGTTTATCCAGTTAATGGTAATTTTTTAAAATCTTGGATGGATCAAATTGACCCCAGTACAGGTCAACCTGTTTCAATGGGATTAATAAATATAATCCCGGTAGCTTTGAGTGATTTTATTACTAACCCGGATGGTTATCTAAAAGATGCTAGTGGCAATTACAAATATGATGGAATTTATTTTGGCTCATCTGACGGAAATAACAATGAAGATATTAATACTCCTACCGTTACGGCAGTAAAAAACTTCGGTCGTACAGGCCGTTCAGTAATTTTTGGTCATGATACAGTCATGAGTGCAGTTCATCCATATTTTAATAATTTTGCGTCAGAACTAGGAATCAGATTATTACCTAATATTGATGATATGTCCCAAAATGATGATCGTTTTGGTTCAAATGTTGTTAAGTTTTCTGATAAAGAAAAAAATGGTTATTTAGCCAAATATCCTTATTTATTAGATCCTGATGCTGAATATCATATTCAGCCTTCTCATACAGGAGGACAATTTTATCTGTATTCAGGTGGGGGAACGAGATGGATGGAATATTTGCCTCCTTATTATATTTATGGGAGTTCAGGAGTTCCTACAGTTGAACATTATTTAGATACAGGAGGCAATCGAGCTTGGAGTGATAACGGACAACGAATTGGTGATAATAATGCTTATTTAATCACAAAAAATAATTATGCAGTAATTCAAACGGGGCATACAACAGGTGCTTGTACCCCGGACGAAGCCAAAATCATTGCAAATATGGTTTATTTTACGAGTACTTTAAATACAACAACTCATGGAGAGGATCATACAGTAAAGGACAGTTCTGCGCCAAATGTTCCTCAGATTACAACTAATTCATTTGTGAATGATCAATTAGTGGTTAATGTAAATACAGCGGATAATCCTACCAATTATTTCTATCGGATTAAGGCCAAAACTTCAACAGCAGATAAATATTCTGATTTAGTAAAAGTACCGATTTTATCAGGTTTTAAAGGATATGTTTATTCTATAGATAATAATCCTGTAGGATCACCAACAGTAAATAAAAATTCATCTGGAGAAGTAACAAACATTAATCTTAATCCAACATCTGCAACAGATAATCATGGAAACATTACGTTTAATCGTAATTCAGATGCAGGGAGGTATCTTCACATTGTAGCAGTAGATAAAGCAGATAATGTTTCTGCAGTGAAAACAGTCAGCATTTCAGATTACTTTTGGTGGAAATATGAAACGGGAACGTTAACAATCTATCCGCATCAACTAAATGCAACAGTTGATACAACAACTCAGGATTGGGATTCGATTCCTGGCATCTTTTATCGCTTATGGCCTTGGGAGCAATATAGATCAGACATTACTAAGGTTGTGATTAATCCAGGAGTCTCAGCGGTTGGAAACATGTCACATTTCTTTTATAATTTTAACAATCTGACTTCGATTGAAGGTCTGACAAATCTTGATACCAGTCAAGTAACCAGTTTTGACAGCTTTTTTTCTAAATGTTATAAACTTACGAGTATTGATGTCTCTCACTTTGATACAAGAAATTGTATTGATATGAGTTTGATGTTTAATGAGATGATGTCTCTGACTAATCTGGATGTCAGTCATTTTATTACGACAAAAGTTACTAATATGCGGGCAATGTTTCAAAGTGCAACATCTTTAACTCAACTTGTGTTAAATAATTTTAATACAAGTTCTGTAGTTGATATGGGTCACATGTTTAACAACGATCATTTATTGAAGAAGATCGATATGAGTAGTTTTAATACTAGTAACGTTGAAATAATGATGTGGATGTTTGGTCATTTAGATAATATTACTAGTTTAGATTTATCTAATTTTGATACTAGTAAAGTTACTACAGTATATGAGATGTTTAAATCTGATCCTAAATTATGGAAGTTGAAATTAGGACCTAATACCAAACTGTATACGGGAGAAGATTTAGGATTAGATGATCCAAATCCGGGGACTCAAATTGATGATTTAGACAATCCAACACCAGTATACTATGCAACAAATAAACAGTGGCGGGAGGCGTTAACGCCGACATCAGTTCATGCCCCAACAGGAGCAGCAAGGACGGCACTTCAGATTATTAATGATTCGCGAACGAGACATGATGTAAGGACCTACGTTTGGGATCAGGTTGGAACGCAGACATTAACTTCAACACCAGGAAGCATTGATCTAGGTACCCACGCAGGCTACTTAAGGAATAAGGAATATGTCAGTGCAGCACAGAATCTAAAAATTACGGATAACCGAAACGTGAGAACTGGAAAGCGGTGGCATGTGGAAGCTGCAGTCACAAATCCGTTTAAGCTGACAACAGATTCAACGAAGGTTATTAGAGGTAATCCATTGTATTATCGAAATACAACAACGGGGGCAGTGACGCACCTCCTTTCAACAGCACAAACGCTTCACAGCGAGATCGCTACGAGTAACTATCAAGATATTAAAAATTATCCTTGGAGCTTAAGATTTAAGGCAAGTCCAAGTGATATACCGAAAGCTGGGAGATATAACGCAACAGTTACGTTCACCTTGGTAAATGATACTCCTTGA